Proteins co-encoded in one Nitrospira sp. genomic window:
- a CDS encoding putative baseplate assembly protein — MTEPRQGWEPAETLTPLSVSNRSGLDSLRYRVGTHSAFLASMKAALSRRGFPLLGRLTSDTSDDPAIALLNAWATVADVLTFYQERIANEGYIRTAREDRSLVELARLVGYVSSPGVAASVYLAYTVENNVSSQPDQGRALSSKKESPVTIPVGARVQTIPGPGELPQSFETAEELEARASWNKLKPRLTRPQRITPENAETLETLYFDGIATGLKANDLLLFVFPNPAKQYYRHIAVVYDPETDKKRTKVALQPISQLRAVEKAVDPFILKPPEKGKQETQGEKTRREILESLKQQMIANVPPGERLARISKKTVSLERFVKGTRGGETRDWLTNLVATLNERTKKDQGGDLTTQEGASRPLSLDRQRADGPVSELAYDVVAKSPLDMDTALSDRLPGASLEETNPVTVYAFRVKASLFGHSAPLEPKELNDKTKVMKFGEWQVGDEDKTRNTLYLDASYDKIAPNSWVLLEYSPHERVLVTKATAVDAGISRAAYGISGKTTRLVLPPKTPDGNDSPWFQGSDGFDVIRQTVVYVQSEELPLAAEPYLAAIGGENSERIELDGYVEGLEPGRWLIVTGEEEDISQTPDEIGLEEAQAKELRGGVTIKGMRRSELVRLAAVHHGWSTLPKTVEKEKPLVPASGNAAQTTMPQTDEKEQHPVPAPGNTVHTTLVFDKGLQSRYKRETVEISGNVVRATHGETRKEVLGSGDAGKPLQRFSLSQKPLTYTPASTPSGSASSLSVYVNGIRWREVARLTDLADLGPGDRVFVVQTDEEQKTTIIFGDGKNGARLPTGTENVKAEYRAGIGNTGNVEAERVRLLMTRPLGVKAVDNPLRASGGADPENKSADLMRDNASLAVMAFDRVVSVQDYEDFARSSPGIGKARAELLRHGRQQFIHLTIAGIDDVPIDEESDRYKHLTAALRQYGDPHHQFSVATRQLLVPIISAQIVVLKDRQWDTLQQDVRKALLKRFSFPNCNLGQGAFLSEVITTIQNVRGVKYVDVDVFESIPQMQGEGRLRRPLTFPEIDREAQKVVEAKVKTGGRPRPRIPVSVAAIVKGEVRPAQLAYIPSVVPNAIVLTQRLT; from the coding sequence ATGACAGAACCCAGACAGGGTTGGGAACCTGCCGAGACATTGACCCCACTCTCTGTGAGCAACCGGTCGGGATTGGACAGCCTGCGGTATCGAGTTGGTACGCACTCGGCGTTTCTTGCGAGCATGAAAGCCGCGCTCTCTCGTCGGGGGTTCCCTCTACTCGGAAGACTGACCTCAGACACCAGTGACGATCCGGCCATTGCGCTTCTCAACGCTTGGGCGACCGTCGCCGACGTCCTGACCTTCTATCAAGAGCGAATTGCCAACGAAGGGTACATACGAACAGCCAGAGAAGACCGCTCTCTTGTAGAACTGGCTAGACTCGTGGGGTACGTGTCAAGTCCTGGTGTGGCAGCGAGCGTGTATCTTGCGTATACAGTTGAAAACAACGTGTCATCCCAGCCCGATCAGGGGCGAGCCCTCTCGTCGAAGAAGGAGTCTCCCGTCACCATTCCTGTCGGCGCGCGTGTGCAAACCATTCCGGGCCCCGGAGAGCTGCCGCAATCGTTTGAAACGGCAGAGGAGCTCGAAGCACGAGCCAGTTGGAACAAGTTGAAGCCACGTCTGACTCGCCCACAAAGAATCACTCCTGAGAATGCGGAAACGCTGGAGACCTTGTATTTCGATGGTATCGCTACTGGGTTGAAAGCCAACGATCTCTTGCTGTTCGTCTTCCCCAATCCAGCCAAGCAATACTACCGTCACATTGCAGTGGTTTACGACCCGGAAACCGACAAGAAGCGAACCAAGGTGGCCCTGCAGCCTATTTCCCAATTGAGGGCTGTAGAAAAAGCGGTTGATCCATTCATCCTGAAACCTCCTGAGAAAGGCAAACAAGAAACCCAAGGTGAAAAGACTAGACGAGAGATACTCGAATCTCTGAAACAACAGATGATTGCGAATGTGCCTCCTGGGGAACGTCTGGCGCGGATTTCAAAGAAGACGGTTAGCCTTGAGCGTTTTGTAAAGGGAACTCGAGGAGGGGAAACGCGTGATTGGTTGACGAATCTCGTTGCGACGTTGAATGAGAGGACCAAGAAGGACCAAGGAGGAGACTTGACCACACAGGAAGGCGCTTCTCGGCCTTTGTCTTTAGACCGGCAGCGGGCAGACGGTCCGGTTTCCGAACTCGCCTATGACGTGGTTGCAAAGAGTCCTTTAGACATGGACACGGCTTTATCCGACCGCCTGCCTGGAGCAAGTCTCGAAGAGACAAACCCGGTGACGGTGTATGCATTTCGAGTGAAGGCGTCATTGTTTGGCCATAGCGCTCCGCTCGAACCCAAAGAGCTGAACGACAAAACCAAAGTGATGAAGTTTGGCGAATGGCAAGTCGGTGACGAGGACAAGACACGGAACACACTTTACCTCGATGCAAGTTATGACAAGATCGCCCCGAACAGCTGGGTGCTACTTGAATACAGCCCACATGAACGTGTGCTGGTGACCAAAGCCACAGCTGTCGATGCAGGGATTTCTCGAGCTGCATATGGGATTTCTGGAAAAACCACCAGGCTTGTGCTGCCTCCAAAAACTCCTGACGGCAACGATAGCCCATGGTTCCAAGGCAGCGATGGGTTTGATGTCATTCGACAAACCGTTGTGTATGTGCAGAGTGAAGAACTGCCTCTCGCTGCTGAGCCGTACCTCGCTGCGATTGGGGGAGAAAATAGTGAGCGGATTGAACTCGATGGCTATGTGGAGGGACTGGAGCCCGGTCGCTGGCTGATCGTGACTGGGGAAGAGGAAGATATCAGTCAAACTCCGGATGAGATCGGACTCGAGGAGGCACAGGCGAAGGAGCTACGGGGTGGGGTAACGATAAAGGGTATGAGACGAAGTGAACTGGTGCGGTTGGCTGCCGTTCACCATGGTTGGTCGACGTTACCGAAGACTGTTGAGAAGGAGAAACCTCTCGTACCAGCATCGGGAAATGCTGCTCAAACCACCATGCCTCAGACCGATGAGAAGGAACAACATCCCGTGCCAGCGCCGGGGAATACGGTCCATACCACCCTGGTGTTCGACAAAGGTTTGCAATCTCGCTATAAACGGGAGACGGTAGAAATCTCTGGCAATGTCGTACGCGCGACTCACGGTGAGACTCGCAAAGAAGTGCTTGGGAGTGGAGACGCCGGCAAACCACTCCAACGCTTTTCCTTATCTCAGAAACCCCTGACCTATACGCCAGCCTCCACCCCTTCGGGTAGCGCCAGTTCCTTGAGCGTTTACGTCAATGGCATTCGTTGGCGAGAAGTCGCGCGTCTGACGGATCTCGCGGATCTCGGTCCTGGTGATCGTGTCTTTGTGGTGCAGACTGATGAAGAACAGAAGACGACCATTATTTTCGGCGACGGCAAGAACGGAGCTCGTCTCCCAACCGGTACAGAGAATGTAAAGGCCGAGTATCGGGCGGGAATCGGCAATACTGGGAATGTCGAAGCCGAACGGGTTCGACTTCTCATGACACGTCCGCTCGGTGTGAAAGCCGTGGACAACCCTCTGCGGGCGTCTGGAGGAGCTGATCCCGAAAACAAAAGCGCTGATCTCATGCGGGACAATGCCTCGTTAGCGGTGATGGCTTTTGATCGTGTGGTGTCTGTTCAAGACTATGAAGATTTTGCCCGCAGCTCTCCGGGAATCGGGAAGGCCAGGGCCGAGCTGTTGCGCCATGGAAGGCAACAATTCATTCATCTCACGATTGCCGGAATCGATGATGTTCCGATTGACGAAGAATCGGACCGCTATAAACATCTGACCGCTGCATTGCGGCAGTACGGCGATCCCCATCACCAGTTTTCTGTCGCCACGCGTCAATTACTTGTCCCGATTATATCGGCACAGATCGTTGTGCTCAAAGACCGCCAATGGGACACTCTCCAGCAGGATGTCCGTAAAGCCTTACTGAAGCGATTCAGTTTTCCTAACTGCAACTTGGGCCAAGGCGCATTTCTCAGCGAGGTGATCACGACGATCCAGAACGTACGTGGTGTGAAATATGTCGATGTCGATGTGTTTGAAAGTATTCCCCAGATGCAAGGCGAAGGAAGACTGCGGCGCCCGTTGACCTTCCCTGAGATCGACCGTGAGGCCCAAAAAGTCGTGGAAGCGAAAGTGAAGACAGGAGGTCGTCCGCGACCACGTATCCCTGTGAGTGTCGCGGCGATTGTTAAGGGGGAGGTTCGACCTGCACAGTTGGCCTATATCCCTTCCGTTGTGCCGAATGCGATTGTTCTAACACAGAGGTTGACATGA
- a CDS encoding putative baseplate assembly protein translates to MICHDDRRREEVRQADLNGLDYVEVSNDGRVLDVYLLGKLTGDVSASNIRIDGGVRIKNIVVTHVEPVRTQDQKSDDVLRVFSNMRGDSSTYTLHVVEADEYNRPGTEPLKGFDARYATVDFTFYGAAPTSSVYPPSQAAPVSRDEPEINYLAKDYASFRQLILDRLAIVAPAWQERHVPDLGLTLVEVLAYIGDQLSYYQDAVATEAYLNTARQRISVRRHLRLIDYSLHDGCNARAWVCIETAGDMTLEPTDVYFVSDTNQTMTSRDTVMPGRDMGEVPSSQYEVFEPIEDRPINLYAAHNRISFYTWDNRGCVLPEGATSATLRDDEQGGERALSRLRAGDVLIFEEVLGPRTGVAADADPRHRRAVRLTKVTPGCDELHAQPVVHIEWDREDALPFPLVISAIGQAPDCNYIEDITIARGNVVLVDHGRTVTEKEPWMVAPQEEPTECEGEGQPADRVLQAAPFYPVLTQGPVTQRVPYPERRMIARRQAQVLDQIIRDIRLQVVEIWRAVEKREETNPAARLSDDEYETLSTIFGKEVLARFEIREDQRATQNPSKALKRLLLLEGRLLLPATSRGVVFSQRSLFARKIRRLTSLRERAYSGYCLTDRDAQEVGTLFGQEYGERLKPTNPLLYGSVQQAIRQDVAEALPCLTVKEEQEGKEQEERKQDGTRQDGKEWGPRRDLLNSGRENRHVVAEVDDGGIAHLRFGNGDLGRPVQPGVALRATYRVGNGTKGNVVAEAISHLVYRSTSVSDSRVLRVRNPLPAQGGSDPEPIATAKLKAPASLRSQLERAVVAEDYARFAERNEKVQRAAAELRWAHGWYEVRVFIDPLHGFVLEDGLRDELARDLYAYRRIGHQVVVLPARYVPLDIALTVTIRQHQLRDHVAEELRAVLGNATLPDGRKGLFHPDLLTFGDSLYLSRLVATAQAVPGVLSVEVTRLCRLFHPPAKEIEDGMLRIGPFEIARLDNDPNRPELGKLALTITGGR, encoded by the coding sequence GTGATATGTCACGACGACCGCCGGCGTGAAGAGGTGCGCCAGGCGGATCTCAATGGGCTGGATTATGTCGAGGTGAGCAACGACGGTCGTGTGCTCGACGTCTATCTCTTAGGAAAGCTGACTGGTGACGTATCCGCCTCCAATATTCGTATTGATGGGGGAGTGCGCATCAAGAATATTGTCGTCACGCACGTTGAGCCTGTCCGTACCCAAGACCAAAAGAGCGATGATGTCTTGCGGGTTTTCTCCAATATGCGGGGAGACTCCTCCACGTACACGCTGCATGTCGTTGAAGCAGATGAGTATAACCGACCCGGGACGGAACCACTGAAAGGATTTGATGCTCGATATGCCACAGTGGACTTCACCTTTTACGGAGCGGCGCCGACCAGTTCAGTGTATCCTCCCAGCCAAGCAGCCCCGGTCTCTCGTGATGAACCGGAGATCAACTACCTCGCCAAGGACTACGCGAGTTTTCGCCAACTGATTCTTGATCGTCTTGCGATCGTTGCGCCGGCATGGCAAGAGCGGCATGTTCCCGACTTGGGACTGACCCTTGTTGAGGTGCTGGCCTATATCGGCGATCAACTGAGCTACTACCAAGATGCCGTCGCCACCGAAGCCTATCTCAACACAGCCCGGCAGCGCATTTCCGTGCGCCGGCACCTGCGGCTGATCGATTATTCGCTGCACGATGGATGCAACGCCCGCGCCTGGGTTTGTATTGAAACGGCAGGCGATATGACGCTCGAGCCCACAGATGTCTATTTTGTTTCGGACACGAATCAGACCATGACCAGCCGCGATACCGTCATGCCCGGAAGAGATATGGGAGAGGTGCCCTCAAGCCAATACGAAGTGTTTGAACCGATCGAGGATCGGCCAATAAACTTGTACGCAGCGCACAACCGGATCAGCTTTTATACCTGGGATAACAGGGGTTGTGTCTTGCCTGAAGGCGCGACGTCGGCAACTCTTCGCGACGACGAGCAGGGTGGTGAACGAGCACTGAGCCGACTTCGTGCGGGCGATGTGCTGATCTTTGAGGAAGTCTTAGGGCCCCGGACGGGTGTAGCGGCCGACGCGGATCCCAGGCATCGGCGCGCGGTTCGGTTGACAAAGGTGACGCCTGGTTGTGATGAACTGCATGCTCAGCCGGTGGTCCATATTGAATGGGATCGTGAGGACGCCCTGCCCTTTCCTCTCGTAATTTCGGCAATTGGTCAGGCCCCGGATTGCAATTATATCGAGGACATCACTATCGCCCGAGGCAATGTCGTGCTCGTGGACCACGGGCGTACTGTCACAGAGAAGGAACCTTGGATGGTAGCGCCACAGGAAGAACCGACAGAATGTGAAGGTGAAGGACAGCCGGCTGACAGGGTGCTGCAAGCGGCGCCGTTTTATCCTGTGCTTACACAGGGTCCCGTCACTCAGCGCGTTCCGTACCCCGAGAGAAGAATGATCGCCCGACGGCAAGCTCAGGTTCTTGATCAAATCATCCGCGATATCCGCCTCCAGGTCGTTGAAATTTGGCGGGCTGTGGAGAAGCGGGAAGAGACAAATCCTGCAGCCCGTCTATCGGACGATGAGTATGAGACACTGAGCACCATTTTCGGGAAGGAAGTCCTTGCTCGTTTTGAAATCCGAGAGGACCAACGGGCCACACAGAACCCGAGCAAAGCATTGAAGAGGTTGCTCCTTCTCGAGGGACGGCTGCTGCTGCCCGCCACATCTCGCGGAGTTGTGTTCTCACAGCGATCTCTGTTCGCGCGCAAAATACGTCGTCTCACCTCTCTGCGTGAACGTGCGTACTCTGGATACTGTTTGACTGATCGTGATGCCCAAGAAGTGGGAACGTTGTTTGGTCAGGAATATGGAGAGCGGCTGAAACCGACGAATCCTCTTTTGTACGGATCGGTACAGCAGGCGATACGGCAAGACGTAGCTGAGGCACTGCCGTGCCTTACCGTTAAAGAGGAGCAGGAAGGGAAGGAACAAGAAGAGAGGAAGCAGGATGGAACGAGGCAAGATGGGAAGGAGTGGGGGCCACGACGAGACTTGCTGAACAGTGGTCGAGAGAATCGACATGTCGTGGCGGAGGTCGATGACGGAGGGATCGCCCATCTACGCTTCGGCAATGGCGATCTCGGCCGGCCGGTGCAACCGGGTGTTGCCCTGAGGGCAACCTATAGAGTCGGAAATGGAACGAAAGGGAATGTTGTCGCCGAAGCGATTTCTCATCTGGTGTATCGTTCCACCTCTGTCTCTGACTCGAGGGTTCTCCGGGTACGAAATCCTCTTCCGGCACAGGGAGGCTCCGACCCTGAACCGATTGCCACGGCCAAACTCAAGGCACCGGCAAGCCTTCGATCTCAGCTTGAGCGAGCGGTGGTTGCCGAAGATTATGCTCGCTTCGCGGAACGGAACGAGAAGGTACAGCGCGCGGCAGCTGAACTCCGCTGGGCGCATGGTTGGTATGAAGTGCGCGTGTTTATCGACCCGCTGCACGGCTTTGTTCTTGAGGATGGGCTACGCGATGAACTAGCCAGAGATCTGTACGCTTATCGACGCATCGGTCATCAGGTCGTCGTGCTTCCCGCCCGCTATGTGCCGTTAGACATTGCGCTGACCGTGACGATTCGTCAGCATCAATTGCGCGACCATGTTGCCGAAGAACTACGCGCTGTCCTCGGGAATGCAACACTTCCTGACGGGCGAAAGGGATTGTTCCATCCTGATCTTCTCACGTTCGGTGACAGTCTCTATCTCAGCCGCCTCGTTGCTACAGCGCAAGCCGTGCCCGGTGTCCTCAGCGTCGAAGTCACACGACTGTGCCGCTTGTTTCACCCGCCAGCCAAGGAGATCGAAGATGGGATGTTACGGATTGGGCCCTTCGAAATCGCTCGTTTAGATAATGATCCAAATCGTCCTGAGCTTGGAAAACTGGCATTGACGATTACAGGTGGACGATGA
- a CDS encoding GPW/gp25 family protein, producing MNIDYPFHFDRVGRTATTGEADHIRDMIEEFLFTNPGERVNRPDFGSGLLQMIFTPNSSELATALQFTVQAGLQRWLGDLIAVERLEVTNNDEGRLTILIQYLVRRTNDRRTTQFLRKV from the coding sequence ATGAATATCGACTATCCCTTTCATTTCGATCGCGTGGGTCGCACGGCAACGACCGGGGAAGCGGACCACATCCGGGACATGATTGAAGAGTTTCTCTTCACCAACCCCGGCGAGCGGGTCAACCGGCCGGATTTCGGCAGTGGCCTGCTGCAGATGATCTTCACGCCGAACAGTTCCGAACTTGCCACAGCCCTTCAATTTACCGTTCAGGCGGGCTTGCAACGGTGGCTCGGCGATCTCATTGCGGTCGAACGGCTGGAAGTGACGAACAACGACGAAGGCAGGCTTACTATCCTTATTCAGTACCTGGTGCGGCGGACGAATGATCGCCGTACGACTCAGTTTTTACGAAAGGTGTAG
- a CDS encoding phage baseplate assembly protein V, which produces MNGQGPPFYGKFRGVVSDNRDPLMLGRIRAKVQDVFGEQESGWALPALPYAGKNVGLFLIPPTDASVWIEFEHGDPDYPIWTGCFWAQGELPASPAVAEMKVLKTDVATMTLNDVTGAGGVTIETTAGMKIVMNVTGIEITNGQNASIKLTGPQVSVNGGALEVT; this is translated from the coding sequence ATGAACGGCCAGGGTCCGCCGTTTTACGGAAAGTTTCGAGGCGTGGTGTCCGACAACCGCGATCCGCTGATGCTGGGACGGATTCGAGCGAAGGTGCAGGATGTGTTCGGTGAACAGGAAAGCGGGTGGGCCCTTCCTGCCTTACCCTATGCCGGGAAGAACGTGGGCTTGTTCCTTATTCCGCCCACTGATGCGTCCGTCTGGATCGAGTTTGAGCATGGCGATCCGGACTATCCCATCTGGACCGGCTGTTTCTGGGCGCAGGGGGAGTTGCCGGCCTCGCCTGCGGTGGCCGAGATGAAGGTGCTCAAGACCGATGTCGCGACGATGACGCTGAACGATGTAACCGGTGCGGGGGGCGTCACCATTGAGACGACTGCGGGCATGAAGATCGTGATGAATGTGACGGGGATCGAAATCACCAACGGCCAGAATGCCAGCATCAAGCTCACCGGTCCACAGGTGTCCGTTAACGGCGGGGCCTTGGAGGTGACGTAA